One part of the Blastocatellia bacterium genome encodes these proteins:
- a CDS encoding amidohydrolase family protein, translating into MGGTIIDSHQHFWQVGRFDYPWMSAEVETLYRDFLPESLAPLLNENGVGQTVLVQASNSLAETRWLLELADRHRFIAGVVGWVDLTDPQVESRLAEFIGHPKFRGVRHLVESEPADDWLLQPGVLRGLKVLAAGGVAYDLLVHTRHLRHVLTVAERCPGLRLVVDHMAKPPIASGKIEEWASGLRAVAQIPGIHCKLSGLVTEADHLSWKTEDLRPYVERALEWFGPERMMIGSDWPVCLLAASYEQALTAYQSLLGGLNDRERQLVLADNAASFYRLPQNS; encoded by the coding sequence ATGGGCGGCACAATCATCGATAGCCACCAACATTTCTGGCAGGTCGGGCGCTTCGACTACCCGTGGATGAGCGCCGAGGTCGAGACGCTCTACCGCGACTTTCTCCCTGAGTCGCTCGCTCCGTTATTGAACGAGAATGGCGTAGGGCAGACGGTGCTGGTGCAGGCCAGCAACAGCCTCGCGGAGACGCGCTGGCTGTTAGAATTGGCTGACCGCCATCGCTTCATCGCCGGAGTCGTCGGCTGGGTGGATTTGACTGATCCGCAAGTCGAATCGCGGCTCGCGGAATTTATCGGCCATCCGAAATTCAGAGGCGTGCGCCATCTGGTTGAAAGCGAGCCGGCGGACGACTGGCTCCTACAGCCCGGCGTGCTACGCGGCCTCAAGGTTCTGGCGGCGGGGGGCGTTGCGTACGACTTGCTGGTGCATACGCGCCACCTGCGCCACGTGCTGACGGTGGCCGAGCGCTGTCCCGGCTTACGGCTAGTTGTTGATCATATGGCCAAGCCGCCGATTGCCAGCGGCAAAATAGAGGAGTGGGCGAGCGGGTTGCGAGCCGTCGCGCAAATTCCCGGCATCCACTGTAAACTTTCGGGCCTGGTCACCGAAGCGGACCACCTGAGCTGGAAGACCGAAGATTTACGGCCTTACGTCGAGCGGGCGCTCGAATGGTTCGGCCCTGAGCGCATGATGATCGGCAGCGACTGGCCCGTATGCTTGCTCGCGGCCTCGTACGAACAGGCGCTCACGGCTTACCAATCGTTGCTCGGCGGTTTGAATGATCGTGAGCGGCAACTTGTTCTCGCGGACAACGCCGCGAGCTTTTATCGATTGCCGCAGAATTCTTAA
- a CDS encoding alcohol dehydrogenase catalytic domain-containing protein translates to MTNPGIHHSGSATMRACVLCDVARMEVRDVARPQTGPREVLVRVASVGLCGTDIHIFAGHANYNTDAHGQPVPFNREPQILGHELSGEVVEISAEVRDLREGDRVVIDQGLNCVSTARAPVCEYCRTGDSHQCEFYREHGITGLPGGLAEYIAVPAVNCVPIQSSIGAEAAMTEPLGCIIHSSDFAARARARYAINAVEADERVRAVLICGAGPAGLLFTQYLRQALGYDGRLLVSEPNRRKRALAESFGAQTIDPSSGDVIEAVRELTDGRGVEYLIEATGSGRVMALIPGLIRKQATVLLYGHGHAGTDMSLLNNVLFREPVLVASVGASGGFNADGRPAVYARALELIESGRIDVASIITHRYTRLDEVPQALGGDWRAADYVKGVVTL, encoded by the coding sequence ATGACGAACCCTGGCATTCACCACAGCGGATCGGCGACCATGCGAGCCTGTGTGCTATGTGACGTTGCGCGCATGGAAGTCCGCGACGTGGCGCGCCCACAGACGGGGCCGCGTGAGGTTCTGGTGCGCGTCGCGAGCGTCGGCCTGTGCGGCACCGACATACACATTTTCGCGGGCCACGCCAATTACAACACCGACGCGCACGGGCAGCCGGTGCCGTTTAACCGCGAGCCGCAGATACTCGGCCATGAGCTCAGCGGCGAAGTCGTTGAAATCAGCGCCGAAGTGCGCGACCTGCGCGAAGGCGACCGCGTCGTCATCGATCAAGGGTTGAACTGTGTCAGCACGGCGCGTGCGCCAGTCTGCGAATACTGCCGCACCGGCGATTCGCATCAATGCGAGTTCTACCGCGAGCATGGAATCACAGGGCTGCCGGGCGGGCTGGCTGAATACATCGCCGTTCCGGCGGTCAATTGCGTGCCTATTCAATCATCAATCGGCGCAGAGGCGGCAATGACCGAACCGCTCGGCTGCATCATTCACTCGTCTGATTTTGCGGCGCGGGCGCGCGCCCGCTATGCCATCAACGCTGTCGAGGCTGACGAGCGTGTGCGCGCGGTCTTGATCTGCGGCGCGGGGCCGGCCGGACTGTTGTTCACGCAGTATCTGCGCCAGGCGCTCGGCTACGATGGGCGCTTGCTGGTCAGCGAGCCGAACCGCCGCAAGCGTGCGCTCGCCGAATCGTTTGGCGCGCAGACGATTGATCCGTCTAGCGGCGATGTGATTGAGGCGGTTCGCGAATTGACTGACGGGCGCGGCGTCGAGTATTTGATCGAAGCAACTGGCTCAGGTCGCGTGATGGCGCTGATCCCTGGCCTCATTCGCAAGCAGGCGACGGTCTTGCTCTACGGCCACGGCCATGCCGGCACAGACATGAGCCTGTTGAATAATGTATTATTTAGAGAGCCGGTGCTGGTCGCCTCGGTTGGCGCCTCGGGTGGGTTTAATGCGGATGGCCGCCCCGCGGTCTATGCGCGAGCCCTGGAATTGATCGAATCGGGCCGCATTGACGTGGCTTCGATCATCACACATCGCTACACACGGCTCGATGAGGTGCCGCAGGCGCTTGGCGGCGACTGGCGCGCGGCGGATTACGTTAAAGGCGTCGTGACGCTCTGA
- the hutU gene encoding urocanate hydratase: protein MSKPRNIRAPRGRQLNCKGWHQEAALRMLMNNLDPEVAERPDELIVYGGTGQAARDWPAFEAIVGSLLELENDETLLVQSGKPVGVFQTHEYAPRVLIANANLVGQWSNWDEFHKLERMGLTMYGQMTAGSWIYIGSQGIVQGTFETFAAAAKKHFGGTLDGRLVVSGGMGGMGGAQPLAATLNGACFLGIDVDPARIEKRIKTGYCDVGATTLDEALRLIAEARARGEAVSVGLVGNCADVLPELARRGIVPDILTDQTSAHDALNGYVPNGMTLVEADELRQANPQEYVARSTETMATHVRAMLDLKRMGAVTFDYGNNIRAQAKQAGVDNAFEIPGFVPEYIRPLFCEGRGPFRWVALSGNPQDIHLTDQLAMELFPDDEVLSRWLRLAKDRVQFQGLPARICWLGYGERAEFGEAMNDMVRTGRLEAPIVIGRDHLDTGSVASPYRETEGMRDGSDAIADWPLLNALLNTASGASWVSIHNGGGVGIGYSLHAGQVSVADGTADGARRLHRVLTNDPGIGVARHVDAGYEAATRTAKEKGIKVPGLEPSERRADS from the coding sequence ATGAGCAAGCCTCGAAACATCAGAGCGCCGCGCGGCCGCCAGCTCAATTGCAAAGGGTGGCATCAGGAAGCGGCGCTGCGCATGTTAATGAACAACCTCGACCCGGAAGTCGCCGAGCGCCCGGACGAGCTGATCGTTTATGGCGGCACGGGGCAGGCGGCGCGCGACTGGCCCGCCTTTGAAGCGATAGTCGGCAGCCTGCTAGAGCTGGAAAACGACGAGACACTGCTCGTGCAATCGGGCAAGCCGGTCGGCGTCTTTCAAACTCACGAATATGCGCCGCGCGTCTTGATCGCCAATGCCAATCTTGTCGGCCAGTGGTCGAACTGGGACGAGTTCCACAAGCTCGAACGCATGGGGCTGACGATGTACGGACAGATGACTGCCGGCTCGTGGATCTACATCGGCAGCCAGGGCATCGTCCAGGGGACCTTTGAAACTTTTGCTGCCGCCGCCAAGAAACACTTTGGCGGCACGCTCGATGGCCGCCTCGTCGTCAGCGGCGGCATGGGCGGGATGGGCGGCGCGCAACCGCTCGCGGCCACCTTGAACGGCGCGTGTTTTCTCGGCATTGACGTTGACCCGGCGCGCATCGAGAAGCGCATCAAGACGGGGTACTGCGATGTCGGGGCGACAACGCTTGATGAAGCATTGCGCCTGATTGCTGAGGCGCGAGCCAGGGGCGAAGCGGTTTCGGTCGGGCTGGTCGGCAATTGCGCGGATGTGCTGCCTGAGCTTGCGAGGCGAGGCATCGTCCCCGACATACTGACCGACCAGACGAGTGCCCATGACGCTTTGAACGGCTATGTGCCGAACGGCATGACGCTCGTAGAAGCCGACGAGTTACGCCAAGCGAATCCCCAGGAATACGTCGCCCGCTCGACCGAGACGATGGCCACGCATGTCCGCGCTATGCTCGACCTGAAACGCATGGGCGCCGTGACGTTCGATTATGGCAACAACATACGCGCTCAAGCTAAACAGGCGGGCGTTGATAACGCGTTCGAGATTCCGGGGTTTGTGCCGGAATACATTCGCCCTTTGTTTTGCGAAGGGCGCGGGCCATTTCGCTGGGTGGCGCTTTCGGGCAATCCCCAGGACATCCACCTGACCGATCAACTGGCGATGGAGTTGTTTCCAGATGACGAAGTGCTGTCGCGCTGGCTGCGATTGGCGAAAGACCGCGTGCAGTTCCAAGGTCTGCCGGCGCGCATCTGCTGGCTCGGTTACGGCGAGCGCGCCGAGTTCGGCGAAGCCATGAACGACATGGTGCGGACGGGCAGGCTCGAAGCTCCCATCGTCATCGGGCGCGATCATCTGGACACCGGCTCAGTCGCCTCGCCTTATCGCGAGACCGAAGGGATGCGCGACGGCTCGGACGCGATAGCCGACTGGCCCTTGTTGAACGCGTTGCTCAACACGGCGTCGGGCGCGTCATGGGTTTCGATTCATAATGGCGGCGGCGTCGGCATCGGCTATTCGCTACACGCCGGCCAGGTGAGCGTCGCCGACGGCACGGCAGACGGCGCGCGGCGCTTGCACCGCGTCTTGACCAACGATCCAGGCATCGGCGTTGCTCGCCATGTTGACGCCGGCTATGAAGCAGCGACGCGCACCGCGAAAGAGAAGGGCATCAAGGTTCCCGGCCTCGAACCTTCAGAGCGGCGCGCAGATTCGTGA
- the hemL gene encoding glutamate-1-semialdehyde 2,1-aminomutase, translating to MSNLDSTKSSELFARAERVIPGGVNSPVRAFRAVGREPLFIREAEGATVTDADGNRLIDYVGSWGPMLMGHAHPAIIEAVRDAASRGTSFGAPTEIEIDLAEEIARVMPSIEKVRLVSSGTEATMSAIRVARGYTGRDLIVKYEGCYHGHYDSLLVKAGSGLATFGTPDSAGIPADFARHTLVIPYNDEAALATAFAERGDEIACVIIEPIAGNMGCVPPAAGYLERLRELTSAHRALLIFDEVMTGFRVAHGGAQSLYGIKPDLTCLGKIIGGGLPVGAFGGRREVMDVVAPLGPVYQAGTLSGNPLAVSAGLAMLRLIRETNPYAELERRSALLERGLRGAAGEAGVAATVNRVGSMLTAFFSEAPVTGWDTAKRADTARYGRFFRAMLEAGIYLAPSQFECAFVSSAHSDADIERTVEAARRAMPSLRG from the coding sequence ATGAGCAACCTCGACAGCACGAAATCATCCGAACTTTTTGCGCGCGCCGAGCGCGTGATACCGGGCGGCGTCAACAGCCCCGTGCGCGCCTTTCGCGCCGTGGGCCGCGAGCCGCTCTTCATCCGTGAAGCCGAAGGCGCGACCGTTACCGACGCCGATGGCAACCGCCTCATCGATTACGTCGGCTCGTGGGGGCCGATGCTGATGGGACACGCGCACCCGGCGATCATTGAAGCCGTGCGCGATGCCGCGTCGCGCGGCACGAGCTTTGGCGCGCCGACCGAAATCGAAATCGATCTAGCCGAAGAGATCGCCCGCGTCATGCCGTCCATCGAAAAAGTGCGCCTCGTCAGCTCAGGCACCGAAGCGACCATGAGCGCCATTCGCGTGGCGCGCGGCTATACGGGCCGCGATCTCATCGTCAAATACGAGGGCTGCTATCACGGCCACTACGATAGCCTGCTGGTGAAAGCCGGCTCCGGGCTGGCGACCTTCGGGACGCCCGACAGTGCGGGCATCCCTGCCGATTTTGCGCGCCACACGCTGGTGATTCCCTATAACGACGAAGCCGCGCTGGCCACGGCGTTTGCCGAGCGCGGCGATGAAATCGCCTGCGTCATCATCGAGCCGATTGCCGGCAACATGGGCTGCGTGCCGCCCGCCGCAGGGTATCTCGAACGCCTGCGCGAGCTGACTTCGGCGCACCGGGCGTTGCTGATCTTTGATGAAGTGATGACCGGGTTTCGCGTCGCGCACGGCGGCGCGCAATCGCTTTATGGCATCAAGCCCGACCTGACTTGCCTCGGCAAGATCATTGGCGGCGGATTGCCTGTCGGGGCCTTCGGCGGTCGCCGTGAAGTGATGGACGTGGTTGCGCCGCTCGGCCCGGTCTACCAGGCGGGAACGCTTTCGGGGAATCCGCTGGCGGTGAGCGCCGGTTTGGCGATGCTGCGATTGATCCGCGAGACCAATCCGTACGCCGAGCTTGAGCGCCGCAGCGCCCTGCTCGAACGCGGGCTGCGCGGCGCGGCGGGCGAGGCCGGCGTTGCGGCGACTGTCAATCGCGTCGGCTCAATGCTGACGGCCTTCTTCAGTGAAGCGCCGGTGACGGGCTGGGACACGGCGAAGCGGGCGGATACGGCGCGTTATGGGCGCTTCTTCCGCGCCATGCTCGAAGCCGGCATTTATCTAGCGCCGTCGCAGTTCGAATGCGCTTTTGTCAGCTCCGCGCACAGCGACGCGGATATTGAGCGCACCGTCGAAGCCGCTCGGCGTGCGATGCCGTCGTTGCGTGGTTGA
- a CDS encoding SDR family oxidoreductase — MSEAYFITGAQGCIGSWIVKALVERGDAPFVFDVSDDARRLRQIMSEAEIAAVRFIVGDITDSSAIAAAMAASGARRIIHLAGLQVPTCKAAPVRGAAVNVIGALNVFEAARQAAVERVVYASSAAVFGMSEDHEPVDETTVCEPATHYGVFKRANEGNARVYYLDHGLSSVGLRPLTVYGVNRDTGLTSDPTKAMKAAALGVPFRIRFGGATDFLYVADAAAAFIACADRAPTGAHVFNLHGQTVLIEEVARLINETAGRELATCGGPPIPIAAALSDAAIRQTIGELPVTPLGDGVRETIQRFAELNAAGRLDTGDIEAEMRAACV; from the coding sequence ATGAGCGAAGCGTACTTCATCACCGGCGCACAGGGCTGCATCGGTTCGTGGATCGTCAAGGCACTGGTCGAGCGCGGCGACGCGCCGTTTGTCTTCGATGTCAGCGATGATGCGCGGCGGCTGCGACAGATCATGAGCGAAGCCGAGATTGCCGCCGTCCGCTTCATCGTCGGCGACATTACCGATTCGTCGGCCATCGCCGCGGCGATGGCCGCATCCGGTGCGCGGCGCATCATTCACCTCGCCGGCCTTCAGGTGCCGACCTGCAAAGCCGCCCCGGTGCGTGGCGCGGCGGTCAATGTCATCGGCGCGCTTAACGTCTTTGAGGCAGCGCGGCAGGCCGCCGTCGAGCGTGTTGTTTATGCCAGCTCGGCAGCCGTCTTCGGCATGAGCGAAGATCACGAGCCGGTTGATGAAACGACGGTGTGCGAGCCGGCTACGCACTATGGCGTTTTCAAGCGCGCCAACGAAGGCAACGCCCGCGTCTATTATCTCGATCACGGGCTGTCGAGTGTCGGGCTGCGGCCCCTGACGGTTTACGGCGTCAACCGCGATACGGGATTGACCAGCGACCCGACGAAGGCCATGAAAGCGGCGGCGCTCGGCGTGCCGTTTCGGATTCGCTTTGGCGGCGCGACCGATTTCCTCTATGTCGCCGACGCGGCAGCGGCCTTCATCGCCTGCGCCGACCGCGCGCCGACGGGGGCGCACGTCTTCAACCTGCACGGGCAGACCGTGTTGATCGAAGAAGTCGCCCGCCTTATCAACGAGACGGCTGGCCGTGAGCTGGCCACATGCGGCGGCCCGCCCATCCCGATTGCCGCGGCGTTGAGCGATGCCGCCATCCGGCAAACCATCGGTGAGCTGCCGGTAACGCCGCTTGGCGATGGCGTGCGCGAAACCATACAACGCTTTGCCGAGTTGAACGCCGCTGGTCGGCTCGACACCGGCGACATCGAAGCCGAGATGCGTGCCGCCTGCGTCTAA
- a CDS encoding DPP IV N-terminal domain-containing protein, which produces MKNLTARMTGKIMIILLLAALALLPVTSGAQDRLKTMPGYDQFQRMSKEIPGSVKPGNLAVKWVDGGKAFTYQKDGKSYRYDTATGQTTEAGQATGDAAQGDTPMGRRAPGAPERGRQLGFAVSPDGKLKALYRDRNLWLSNADGSNEMAITKDGSEQKRIKYGVASWVYGEELRQTTAMWWSPNSKKVAFYRFDESPVKDYYLQLDQTQLQSRMDIEAYPKAGTPNPIVELFVYDVDTKKMTQVDVRDGKPFDNAVVGHYVYRVAWSQDSSELLFNRTNRRQNIMEYTAANPDTGKCRVIVREEWPASWTENSPEMRFLADGKRFIWASERTGWRNFYLYDLSGKLIATLTNHPFEVANIVAVNETAGQLYYMARDGDNHMKLQLHRVGLDGRGDRRLTDPALNHTVNVAPDGLHFVDVAQTHDTPPVTRLMDGEGKMIAELAKSDTTKADQLGLKRVELITYKAADGMTDLHGLLHFPSNFDPTKKYPLLVSVYAGPATNGARETFSTPNPLTEYGFLVATLDSRSAAGRGKRFLDAIYMKLGTVEIDDQAAGVRYLWARPYVDKTRVGIFGTSYGGYTSALAILRHPDVFQAAAASSPPTSWYHYDTIYTERYMWIPQENKEGYEAGNAMTMADKLKGRLMIYYGTADNNVHPSNSMQLIQALQKAGKSFEVQVGPDMGHSGLRPDRMMEFFIENLVLRNGPAS; this is translated from the coding sequence ATGAAGAACCTGACTGCCCGAATGACGGGCAAGATAATGATTATTCTATTGCTGGCGGCCCTCGCTCTGCTGCCGGTCACTTCGGGCGCGCAAGATCGCTTGAAGACGATGCCGGGATATGACCAGTTCCAGCGCATGAGCAAGGAGATCCCCGGCTCAGTCAAGCCGGGCAACCTCGCGGTCAAATGGGTGGACGGCGGCAAGGCATTCACTTATCAAAAAGACGGCAAGTCGTATCGCTACGACACGGCGACCGGGCAGACGACCGAGGCCGGCCAGGCTACAGGCGATGCGGCCCAGGGCGATACCCCGATGGGCCGCCGTGCGCCCGGCGCGCCTGAGCGCGGGCGGCAGCTCGGCTTTGCCGTGTCGCCCGACGGTAAGCTCAAGGCGCTTTACCGCGACCGTAATCTCTGGCTGAGTAATGCCGATGGCTCGAATGAGATGGCCATCACCAAAGACGGCAGCGAGCAGAAGCGCATCAAGTATGGCGTCGCCAGTTGGGTCTACGGCGAAGAGTTAAGGCAAACGACGGCGATGTGGTGGTCGCCGAACAGTAAGAAGGTTGCCTTCTACCGCTTCGACGAAAGTCCTGTGAAGGATTATTATCTGCAACTCGATCAAACCCAGTTGCAGAGCCGCATGGACATCGAAGCCTATCCGAAAGCCGGCACGCCCAACCCCATCGTTGAGTTGTTCGTTTATGACGTTGACACGAAAAAGATGACTCAGGTTGACGTGCGCGACGGCAAGCCATTTGATAATGCGGTGGTCGGTCACTACGTCTACCGCGTGGCGTGGTCGCAAGACAGCAGCGAGCTTTTGTTCAACCGCACCAATCGCCGGCAGAACATCATGGAGTACACCGCTGCCAACCCTGACACCGGCAAGTGCCGCGTCATCGTTCGCGAAGAGTGGCCGGCAAGCTGGACAGAAAACTCGCCGGAGATGCGATTCCTGGCCGATGGCAAGCGGTTCATCTGGGCGTCAGAGCGCACGGGCTGGCGCAATTTCTATCTTTACGATTTGAGCGGCAAGCTGATTGCCACGCTGACGAATCACCCCTTCGAGGTGGCGAACATCGTGGCGGTGAACGAAACCGCCGGGCAGCTTTATTACATGGCGCGCGACGGCGACAATCATATGAAGCTGCAACTGCATCGCGTCGGTCTCGATGGGCGCGGTGACCGGCGGCTCACCGACCCGGCGCTCAATCACACGGTCAATGTCGCGCCCGATGGCCTTCACTTTGTTGACGTGGCGCAGACGCACGACACCCCGCCGGTCACACGGTTGATGGACGGCGAAGGCAAAATGATTGCCGAGCTGGCGAAGAGCGACACGACGAAGGCTGACCAACTCGGCTTGAAGCGCGTCGAGCTGATCACCTACAAAGCGGCGGACGGCATGACCGATCTGCATGGGCTGCTGCACTTCCCGTCGAACTTCGATCCGACGAAAAAGTATCCGCTGCTGGTGAGCGTCTACGCCGGGCCGGCGACCAATGGGGCGCGCGAAACCTTCAGCACGCCGAATCCGCTCACCGAGTATGGCTTTCTCGTGGCGACGCTCGATTCGCGCAGCGCCGCCGGGCGCGGCAAACGTTTCCTCGACGCCATCTATATGAAACTCGGCACGGTCGAGATTGACGACCAGGCGGCGGGCGTGCGCTATCTGTGGGCGCGGCCCTATGTGGACAAGACACGCGTCGGCATCTTCGGCACGTCTTATGGCGGCTATACGTCGGCGCTCGCGATTTTGCGCCATCCCGATGTGTTTCAGGCGGCGGCGGCTTCGTCACCGCCGACCTCTTGGTATCACTACGACACGATCTACACCGAGCGCTACATGTGGATACCCCAGGAGAACAAAGAAGGCTACGAAGCGGGCAACGCCATGACTATGGCAGACAAGCTCAAAGGTCGGCTGATGATTTACTACGGCACGGCGGACAACAACGTGCACCCGTCGAATTCGATGCAGTTGATTCAAGCCTTGCAGAAAGCCGGCAAGAGCTTTGAAGTGCAGGTCGGCCCGGACATGGGCCATTCGGGCCTGCGCCCGGATCGCATGATGGAGTTCTTCATCGAGAACCTCGTCTTGCGAAACGGCCCCGCGTCTTAG
- a CDS encoding MFS transporter: protein MRALKHRNYQLFFGGQLISLTGTWMQSVAQSWLVYRLTGSAILLGLVSFSSQIPVFLIAPIGGAMADRHNRHHTLIATQTAAMLLAMVLAALTLSGRVQTWHLFALAALVGVVNAFDIPARQAFVVDMVGREDLINAIALNSSMFNGARIIGPAVAGILVAAIGEGWCFFANAVSYIAVIAGLLMMKMTRRRAEPPPGSALAHIIEGFRFVAATGPVRALLLLLGLVSLMGMPYAVLMPIFADQILHGGASGLGILMGASGMGALAGALSLAARQGARGLGRWVAFATAGFGLSIILFSMSRQFWLSAAFLIPAGFSMMVQMAASNTLIQSMVPDALRGRVMAVYSMMFMGMAPIGALLAGVLANHLGAPLTVALGGGVCLLGAGGFALRLPGLRAAAQPLFIAQEMAAGIPAEEMTGNSLTERSRKAEASSRS from the coding sequence ATGCGCGCTCTCAAGCACCGCAACTATCAGCTCTTCTTCGGCGGGCAACTGATCTCGCTGACCGGCACGTGGATGCAATCGGTCGCGCAATCGTGGCTGGTCTACCGCCTGACTGGTTCGGCAATCCTGCTCGGCCTGGTCAGCTTCTCTTCACAAATCCCGGTCTTCTTGATCGCACCCATTGGCGGGGCGATGGCGGATCGCCACAATCGTCATCACACGCTGATCGCGACGCAGACCGCCGCGATGCTGCTGGCGATGGTGCTGGCGGCTTTGACCCTGAGCGGGCGCGTGCAGACCTGGCATCTCTTCGCGCTGGCGGCGCTGGTCGGCGTTGTCAATGCGTTCGACATCCCGGCGCGGCAAGCCTTCGTTGTTGACATGGTCGGCCGCGAAGACTTGATCAATGCCATCGCGCTGAACTCTTCGATGTTCAACGGCGCACGCATTATCGGGCCGGCGGTCGCCGGCATTCTGGTCGCCGCCATCGGCGAAGGCTGGTGCTTCTTTGCCAATGCCGTCAGCTACATTGCCGTGATTGCCGGCCTGTTGATGATGAAGATGACTCGCCGCCGAGCCGAGCCGCCGCCCGGGTCGGCGCTGGCCCACATCATCGAAGGCTTCCGCTTCGTCGCCGCAACCGGGCCGGTGCGGGCGCTGCTGCTGCTGCTGGGACTGGTGAGCCTCATGGGCATGCCGTACGCGGTGTTGATGCCGATCTTCGCAGACCAGATTCTTCATGGCGGCGCGAGCGGGCTCGGCATCCTGATGGGGGCGTCGGGGATGGGGGCGCTGGCCGGCGCTTTGAGCCTGGCTGCTCGCCAGGGGGCGCGCGGGCTGGGCCGCTGGGTGGCGTTTGCGACCGCCGGGTTTGGCCTCAGCATCATTCTGTTCTCTATGTCGCGGCAGTTCTGGTTGTCAGCCGCGTTCTTAATTCCGGCTGGTTTTTCGATGATGGTGCAGATGGCGGCATCAAACACGCTGATTCAATCGATGGTGCCGGACGCCCTGCGCGGCAGAGTGATGGCAGTCTATTCGATGATGTTTATGGGGATGGCACCCATCGGCGCGCTGCTGGCGGGCGTCTTGGCCAATCATCTCGGTGCGCCGCTTACCGTAGCACTTGGCGGCGGGGTCTGTCTGCTTGGCGCGGGCGGCTTTGCATTGCGGCTGCCGGGTTTAAGAGCGGCGGCGCAACCGCTCTTCATCGCGCAGGAGATGGCCGCCGGAATCCCCGCCGAAGAGATGACCGGCAACTCGCTGACCGAGCGCTCTCGAAAAGCCGAAGCCTCATCGCGAAGCTAA
- a CDS encoding MBL fold metallo-hydrolase, with protein MNLKSLRIYTNYARQHGRRFIKQKFKESRKPIQPAPYRPAPATWGDDELTLAWLGHATVLINFYGTWLLTDPALRPHVGVNIAGLTIGPRRLVRPALASNELPRLDAILVSHSHMDHCDLGTLKRLPRQTAAVVQSGNGDLVRRFRRVNELAWGESVEINGARIEAIEVNHWGARRLTDRHRGYGGFLITKNDRALVFGGDTAYTRAFGRLRERLSRIDVAMLPIGAYDPWIYAHANPEQAWAMRGEMNATYILPMHHSTFRLSREPVDEPITRLLNAAGGERWRVCLEQPGQQWRLSEAAVEDNRNLVHALPL; from the coding sequence GTGAATCTGAAAAGCCTGAGAATCTATACGAACTATGCCCGCCAGCACGGGCGGCGCTTCATCAAGCAAAAGTTTAAAGAATCACGCAAGCCGATACAGCCGGCTCCTTACCGGCCCGCGCCCGCGACCTGGGGCGATGATGAGCTAACGCTTGCGTGGCTCGGTCATGCGACGGTGCTGATCAACTTTTATGGGACATGGTTATTGACCGACCCGGCTTTGCGGCCACACGTCGGCGTCAACATCGCCGGCCTGACCATCGGCCCGCGCCGCCTGGTGCGACCGGCGCTGGCGAGCAACGAGCTGCCGCGGCTCGATGCCATTCTGGTTTCGCATTCGCACATGGATCATTGTGACCTCGGCACGCTCAAACGCTTACCGCGCCAGACGGCGGCCGTCGTACAGAGCGGCAATGGCGACCTGGTCCGCCGTTTCCGGCGCGTCAATGAGCTGGCGTGGGGCGAGTCGGTCGAGATCAACGGCGCGCGCATCGAAGCCATCGAAGTCAATCACTGGGGCGCGCGACGACTGACCGACAGGCATCGCGGTTATGGAGGGTTCCTGATCACCAAGAATGATCGCGCCCTCGTCTTTGGCGGCGACACGGCTTATACAAGAGCCTTCGGACGGTTGCGCGAGCGTCTGTCACGAATTGATGTCGCTATGCTTCCCATCGGCGCGTATGATCCGTGGATTTATGCCCACGCCAATCCCGAGCAGGCATGGGCGATGCGCGGCGAGATGAACGCCACGTATATTCTGCCGATGCATCACTCGACTTTCCGACTGAGTCGCGAGCCGGTGGATGAGCCCATCACGCGCTTGCTCAACGCCGCCGGCGGCGAGCGCTGGCGCGTCTGCCTGGAACAGCCCGGCCAGCAGTGGCGTTTGTCCGAGGCGGCGGTGGAAGACAATCGCAACCTCGTTCACGCTTTGCCGCTATGA